Proteins encoded within one genomic window of Dyadobacter chenhuakuii:
- a CDS encoding MBL fold metallo-hydrolase — MKATFAFLFLLISAPLWAQLPAADDLSTSKGPLKIQPLNHATMSLTWAGKTIYVDPYGGTKTFKGIAAPDLVLISDIHGDHFDPKTLDSLDLSKAIIVAPKAVIDMMSDKLKAKAVAVNNGQTISKLDISIMGIPMYNLPESADAKHTKGRGNGYVLKFGDKTVYISGDTAGIPEMRALKNIDLAFVCMNLPYTMDVPEAASAVLDFKPKIVYPYHYRGQNGLSDTEAFKKLVNAGDKKIDVRLRDWYSIK, encoded by the coding sequence ATGAAAGCGACATTTGCATTCTTATTTTTACTGATTTCGGCTCCTCTATGGGCACAACTTCCTGCTGCCGATGATCTGTCTACGTCCAAAGGCCCCCTGAAAATACAGCCGCTCAACCACGCCACCATGTCGCTGACCTGGGCCGGAAAGACAATTTATGTGGATCCATATGGCGGCACGAAAACATTCAAAGGCATTGCTGCACCCGATCTTGTCCTGATTTCAGACATTCACGGCGACCATTTCGATCCCAAAACATTGGATTCTCTGGACCTGAGCAAAGCCATCATCGTAGCACCGAAAGCGGTCATTGATATGATGTCGGACAAGCTGAAAGCCAAAGCCGTTGCAGTTAATAACGGTCAGACAATCAGCAAACTGGATATCTCTATCATGGGTATTCCGATGTATAACCTTCCCGAATCAGCGGATGCAAAACATACCAAAGGCCGCGGCAATGGTTATGTATTGAAATTTGGTGACAAAACGGTCTATATCAGCGGTGACACAGCCGGAATCCCGGAAATGCGCGCGTTGAAGAACATTGATCTGGCATTCGTTTGCATGAACCTTCCCTACACCATGGACGTGCCCGAAGCTGCCTCCGCAGTCCTGGATTTCAAACCAAAAATCGTTTATCCTTACCACTACCGCGGCCAAAACGGCCTAAGCGACACCGAAGCTTTCAAAAAGCTGGTGAATGCCGGCGATAAGAAAATCGATGTGAGGCTTAGGGATTGGTATTCTATTAAGTAA
- a CDS encoding chloride channel protein — MDQKSYHVKKSQRVVGVLIAAAFTGVISALIADTLKVITEHYEENLLEKIHENAYLIFVLPLIGITTIHVLRRFLFRNKANKGIKEVLDTINKNGNTLPAYKVPSHYFNGFLTVIFGGSTGIEVSTVVATASVGALSSRKVSYLKKYRTDLVCSGLAAGVTALFNAPIAGFLFAFEVFTKRKSKLHTASVITAVLVSYLLTRYFFFKQIFNFNVSVWNGYALPYFVLLGVIAGFNSVYLTKSVLFFKRFFSSLNNDLTKILAGSLLISLLVFFFPSLYGEGYAGINNLLKLTPDTAMSTILPLLLILLLKPLATSITLGAGGDGGVFAPSLFIGAFLGLIVCTVLNHFFGLNLIAVNFMVIGMAAVLSGSIHAPFTAIFLVCAIADNYMLFVPIVVASLISKLVAHYIFPYTVYTYKAPALAKVQQ; from the coding sequence ATGGACCAGAAATCTTATCACGTAAAGAAAAGCCAGAGAGTCGTCGGAGTGTTAATTGCCGCCGCATTTACAGGTGTAATATCCGCATTGATCGCAGATACGCTTAAAGTGATCACGGAACATTACGAGGAGAATTTGCTTGAAAAGATCCATGAAAACGCCTATCTCATTTTTGTTTTGCCACTGATCGGCATCACGACGATCCATGTGCTCAGGCGATTTCTTTTCAGGAATAAGGCCAATAAAGGCATCAAAGAGGTTTTGGACACGATCAATAAAAATGGAAATACGCTTCCCGCATACAAGGTCCCTTCCCATTACTTTAACGGATTCCTGACAGTCATTTTCGGCGGATCAACTGGCATCGAAGTTTCCACAGTCGTTGCTACGGCGTCGGTAGGCGCATTATCGAGTCGCAAAGTGAGTTATCTCAAAAAATACAGGACCGATCTCGTTTGTTCGGGCCTGGCTGCGGGCGTTACAGCATTGTTCAATGCGCCTATTGCGGGTTTTTTGTTTGCATTTGAGGTTTTTACCAAAAGAAAAAGCAAGCTGCATACAGCCAGCGTCATTACGGCCGTGCTGGTTTCTTACCTGTTAACCCGCTATTTCTTTTTCAAACAGATATTCAATTTCAATGTCTCCGTTTGGAATGGCTACGCCTTGCCTTACTTTGTATTGCTCGGGGTTATCGCTGGATTTAATTCGGTGTACCTGACCAAAAGTGTCCTCTTTTTCAAACGTTTTTTCAGCTCTTTGAACAATGACCTCACCAAAATCCTGGCTGGTTCGTTGCTGATTTCGTTGCTTGTTTTCTTCTTTCCCAGCTTATATGGCGAAGGCTACGCCGGGATCAATAACCTGTTGAAACTCACGCCGGACACTGCAATGTCAACCATTTTACCATTGTTGCTGATCTTGCTTTTGAAACCGCTGGCAACCTCCATAACATTAGGCGCCGGGGGCGATGGCGGGGTTTTCGCACCCAGCTTATTCATTGGCGCGTTCCTTGGATTGATCGTTTGTACGGTCTTAAACCATTTTTTCGGCCTTAATCTGATCGCTGTCAATTTTATGGTCATCGGCATGGCAGCAGTACTGAGCGGCAGCATTCACGCACCCTTCACAGCGATTTTCCTGGTTTGTGCCATCGCTGATAACTATATGCTTTTCGTCCCTATTGTAGTGGCCAGCCTTATTTCCAAGCTGGTTGCACATTACATTTTCCCTTACACCGTCTACACATACAAAGCACCTGCTTTGGCGAAAGTGCAGCAGTAA
- a CDS encoding VOC family protein: MATRISPYLTFNGNCKEAMHFYKDCFGGKLTLETIGDTPYAIEFPDDMQHQVMHAMLTTVEFTIMATDFMGGHVFVADNDISIALLFDDQQEIIRCFSKLAADGKVIYALNPEPTEVLFGVVQDQFDIIWMFNYNTNCYNSPC, translated from the coding sequence ATGGCGACGCGTATCTCTCCCTATCTGACATTCAATGGTAATTGCAAGGAAGCAATGCACTTTTATAAGGATTGCTTTGGCGGGAAACTCACGCTCGAAACGATCGGCGACACGCCTTATGCCATAGAGTTTCCGGATGACATGCAGCATCAGGTTATGCATGCAATGCTTACGACTGTGGAGTTTACTATCATGGCCACTGATTTCATGGGTGGGCACGTGTTTGTTGCTGATAATGATATTTCTATCGCATTGTTATTTGATGATCAGCAGGAGATCATCCGTTGCTTTTCGAAGCTTGCTGCTGACGGAAAGGTTATTTACGCATTAAATCCTGAACCCACCGAGGTGCTTTTCGGTGTGGTCCAGGATCAGTTTGACATCATCTGGATGTTTAATTATAATACCAACTGCTATAACAGCCCTTGCTAA
- a CDS encoding DUF6157 family protein, with the protein MKTHTTNYFDTFIQVAEDSQAKASEVPPTKGGEKSVATIQFEIISTHPYQYTSDDVIFQTYAVRQGLDEAELEAEREKFFSKGQPCLRASPLTKRYGWGVHSNAEGKVALYGLESKEYNKLSSDEKLKTVKAMRSKRA; encoded by the coding sequence ATGAAGACGCATACAACTAATTACTTCGATACATTTATCCAGGTTGCAGAAGACAGCCAGGCCAAAGCGAGCGAAGTGCCGCCAACAAAGGGGGGCGAAAAATCTGTCGCCACCATTCAGTTTGAAATCATCAGCACCCATCCCTATCAATACACATCCGACGACGTGATCTTCCAGACTTACGCCGTTCGCCAGGGTCTGGACGAGGCGGAGCTTGAAGCAGAGCGCGAAAAATTCTTTTCCAAGGGCCAGCCCTGCCTAAGAGCCTCACCACTCACGAAGCGATACGGCTGGGGCGTCCACAGCAACGCCGAAGGAAAAGTTGCGTTATACGGCCTCGAATCAAAAGAATATAACAAACTCTCCTCCGACGAAAAGCTAAAAACCGTAAAAGCCATGCGCTCGAAGCGAGCTTAG
- a CDS encoding nitrilase family protein, whose protein sequence is MQNLKIATAQFENKSGDKAYNLLAIDRLAEKAAADGAQVIAFHECSVTGYTFARKLDREQLTELAEPIPDGPSITKLVDIAARHNIAVLAGLFEKDEAGNLFKAYVCVDKTGLIAKFRKLHPFINSNLTPGSEYVVFDLYGWKCGILICYDNNIVENVRATALLGADIIFMPHVTMMTPSTRPGAGFADPALWEKRHEDPTALRLEFDGLKGRAWLMKWLPARAYDNGIYAIFSNPIGMDDDQLKNGCSMILDPFGDIIAECRTLGDDIAIATCTPEKLTQAGGHRYRMARRPELYSDVIGADHASSQKVVWLT, encoded by the coding sequence ATGCAGAACCTAAAAATTGCTACGGCCCAGTTTGAAAACAAAAGCGGTGACAAGGCCTACAATCTGCTCGCTATCGACAGGCTGGCGGAGAAAGCAGCAGCCGACGGCGCGCAGGTTATCGCTTTTCACGAATGTTCCGTGACTGGCTACACATTCGCCAGAAAGCTCGATCGCGAGCAACTCACCGAACTTGCCGAGCCCATTCCCGACGGGCCCAGCATAACGAAACTCGTAGACATTGCTGCCAGACATAACATTGCCGTACTGGCCGGACTTTTTGAGAAAGACGAAGCGGGAAATCTTTTCAAGGCATACGTTTGCGTGGACAAAACAGGTTTGATCGCCAAATTCAGAAAACTGCATCCGTTCATCAACAGCAACCTCACGCCGGGCAGCGAATACGTTGTGTTCGATTTGTATGGCTGGAAATGCGGGATACTAATCTGCTACGATAATAACATTGTCGAAAATGTGCGTGCTACTGCATTGCTTGGCGCGGACATTATCTTCATGCCGCACGTGACCATGATGACACCCTCCACCCGCCCCGGCGCTGGCTTTGCCGATCCGGCTTTATGGGAAAAAAGGCATGAAGATCCGACCGCGCTCCGGCTGGAATTTGACGGCTTGAAAGGGCGTGCCTGGCTTATGAAATGGCTGCCGGCAAGAGCTTATGACAATGGGATTTATGCCATATTCTCAAATCCGATCGGGATGGACGACGATCAGCTCAAAAACGGCTGCTCTATGATCCTCGACCCATTTGGCGACATTATAGCAGAATGCAGAACACTTGGCGATGACATCGCGATCGCCACATGCACACCGGAGAAACTGACCCAGGCGGGTGGTCACCGTTACAGAATGGCACGCCGGCCCGAACTTTACAGCGACGTCATCGGCGCAGATCATGCTTCCAGTCAAAAAGTAGTATGGCTAACGTAA
- a CDS encoding PIN domain-containing protein gives MIVVIDTNILFSACISPNNRISEILFSPLPNIERISCYYAMAELFKHQAKIVQLSRQPIEAVSTLLYTIMKQVDFLNEKMIATEHFEEADRLTAGVDSNDLAFVALSLQKNGMLWTGDKKLTNHLKSLGFDRVVNTNDLYELLDIS, from the coding sequence ATGATCGTTGTCATCGATACAAACATCTTATTTAGCGCCTGCATATCTCCAAACAACCGAATTTCCGAAATTCTTTTCAGCCCTCTGCCAAACATAGAGCGGATAAGTTGTTACTATGCAATGGCAGAGTTGTTCAAGCATCAGGCCAAAATTGTTCAGCTCTCCAGGCAGCCGATAGAAGCGGTGAGCACGTTGCTGTATACGATTATGAAGCAGGTTGATTTCCTGAATGAGAAAATGATAGCAACTGAACATTTTGAGGAAGCGGATAGGTTGACTGCCGGTGTTGACTCAAACGACTTGGCTTTTGTGGCGCTCAGTTTACAGAAAAACGGAATGCTATGGACAGGTGATAAAAAACTCACTAACCACTTAAAAAGCCTCGGGTTCGATCGTGTAGTTAACACGAATGATCTCTATGAGCTGTTGGATATCAGCTGA